In Rhodobacteraceae bacterium LMO-JJ12, a single window of DNA contains:
- a CDS encoding Rne/Rng family ribonuclease yields the protein MAKKMLIDATHAEETRVVVVDGNKVEEFDFESENKRQLAGNIYLAKVTRVEPSLQAAFVDYGGNRHGFLAFSEIHPDYYQIPIADREALMEEERAYAEAQHASEDDDEKKSGRSRRRRSRSKAADVKTDDAVETRELSGSEIDGMETIEFGDDEADALEGHSPMDLVAETPVEEPDTSHADTDDDDDHGDDTPDAASKDETIESVADDDAVEDIRPPRKPRPRRYKIQEVIKVRQILLVQVVKEERGNKGAALTTYLSLAGRYCVLMPNTARGGGISRKITNAVDRKKLKEIANDIDVPKGAGLIVRTAGAKRTKTEIKRDYEYLQRLWEQIRELTLKSIAPAKIYEEGDLIKRSIRDLYSREIDEVLVEGERGYRIAKDFMKMIMPSHAKNVKLYQETMPLFARFQVESYLSSMFNPTVQLKSGGYIVIGVTEALVAIDVNSGRATKEGSIEDTATKTNLEAAEEVARQLRLRDLAGLIVIDFIDMDERKNNAAVEKRIKDKLKTDRARIQVGRISGFGLMEMSRQRLRPGMIEATTQPCPSCHGTGLIRSDDNLALSILRQIEEEGTRRRSREVLVKCPVGIANFLMNQKREHVAQIEVRYGISVRIEGDPMLISPDFALEKFKTATRAVPEMVVPVVSAESSLMAEIDNDSDDASDDDTDDDVVEANGNGNGNGDGDEDTKPRSKRRRRRRRKKPSHNNDGDEGQDNGADASESGKADSGDDAPAHAEPVAAQATASEVTVQAGADEQQAEKEKPKPRSRSRRKKTDDADAAGEVTAKAEAAPDAGADATAEGKPKPRSRVRSRKAVEEPEAEVASADAEVAGEKPAPKKRASRAKPKKDAEAVAEAGSADDAKAAEEKPKTRSRTSRAKTNGTEPAEAKPKAAPKAAKPEVEAEVTPDAQSEAPPKASAEVVAEVAPEPEAPVAAPVEAAVEAPKKKTKRMGWWSLGKG from the coding sequence ATGGCCAAGAAAATGCTTATCGATGCCACCCACGCGGAAGAAACCCGCGTCGTGGTGGTGGACGGAAACAAGGTTGAGGAATTCGACTTTGAATCCGAAAACAAACGCCAGCTTGCTGGCAATATCTATCTGGCAAAAGTTACCCGCGTAGAGCCTTCGCTCCAGGCGGCTTTTGTGGATTACGGCGGAAACCGGCATGGTTTCCTCGCTTTTTCGGAAATTCACCCGGACTATTATCAGATCCCCATCGCTGACCGCGAGGCGTTGATGGAGGAAGAGCGTGCCTATGCGGAAGCGCAGCACGCCAGCGAGGATGATGACGAGAAGAAATCCGGCCGGTCACGCCGTCGTCGCAGCCGCTCCAAGGCGGCTGACGTTAAGACAGACGATGCCGTAGAGACCCGCGAGTTGAGCGGCAGCGAAATCGACGGAATGGAAACCATCGAGTTTGGCGACGACGAAGCCGACGCGCTCGAAGGGCATTCGCCGATGGATCTGGTGGCGGAAACGCCAGTGGAGGAGCCCGACACTTCGCACGCCGACACCGATGATGACGACGATCACGGGGATGACACCCCCGATGCGGCGTCAAAGGACGAAACCATCGAATCCGTTGCCGACGATGATGCGGTCGAAGACATCCGCCCGCCGCGCAAGCCGCGTCCGCGTCGTTATAAGATCCAGGAAGTCATCAAGGTGCGCCAGATCCTTCTGGTGCAGGTGGTCAAGGAAGAGCGCGGCAACAAGGGCGCGGCGCTGACCACATATTTGAGCCTGGCCGGGCGCTATTGCGTGTTGATGCCCAACACCGCGCGCGGCGGCGGCATTTCCCGCAAGATCACCAATGCGGTTGATCGCAAGAAGCTTAAAGAAATCGCCAACGATATTGACGTGCCCAAGGGTGCGGGTCTGATCGTGCGCACGGCAGGGGCCAAGCGCACCAAGACCGAGATCAAGCGCGATTATGAATACCTGCAACGGCTTTGGGAGCAGATCCGCGAGTTGACGCTGAAATCCATTGCGCCGGCGAAAATCTATGAAGAGGGCGATTTGATCAAACGCTCGATCCGCGATCTTTACAGCCGCGAGATTGACGAGGTTCTGGTTGAAGGCGAGCGTGGGTATCGCATCGCCAAGGACTTCATGAAGATGATCATGCCGAGCCACGCCAAGAACGTGAAGCTTTACCAGGAAACGATGCCGCTTTTTGCGCGTTTTCAGGTGGAGAGCTATCTGTCGAGCATGTTCAATCCGACGGTTCAGTTGAAATCCGGTGGCTATATCGTGATCGGCGTGACCGAAGCGCTTGTGGCGATCGACGTGAACTCGGGGCGGGCCACCAAGGAAGGCTCGATCGAGGATACGGCGACCAAGACCAACCTTGAGGCCGCCGAGGAAGTCGCGCGCCAATTGCGTCTGCGCGACCTTGCGGGCCTGATCGTGATCGATTTCATCGACATGGACGAGCGCAAGAACAACGCCGCCGTCGAGAAACGTATCAAGGACAAGCTCAAGACCGACCGCGCACGCATTCAGGTGGGCCGGATTTCGGGCTTTGGCCTGATGGAGATGAGCCGCCAGCGTTTGCGCCCCGGTATGATCGAAGCGACGACACAGCCGTGTCCATCGTGTCATGGTACCGGGCTGATCCGGTCGGACGACAACCTTGCGCTGTCGATTCTGCGTCAGATCGAAGAAGAAGGCACGCGGCGCCGGTCGCGCGAGGTTCTGGTGAAATGTCCGGTGGGCATCGCCAACTTCCTGATGAACCAGAAACGCGAGCATGTCGCACAGATCGAGGTGCGCTATGGCATTTCGGTGCGGATTGAGGGCGATCCGATGTTGATTTCGCCTGATTTCGCGCTTGAAAAGTTCAAGACCGCGACGCGGGCCGTGCCGGAAATGGTGGTGCCTGTCGTATCGGCGGAATCTTCGTTGATGGCCGAGATCGACAACGACTCTGATGACGCGAGCGATGACGATACCGATGATGATGTTGTCGAAGCGAATGGCAATGGAAACGGCAATGGCGACGGCGATGAGGATACCAAGCCGCGCAGCAAACGCCGTCGTCGGCGTCGCAGGAAAAAGCCCTCGCACAACAATGATGGTGATGAGGGACAGGACAACGGGGCTGATGCGAGCGAGTCTGGTAAGGCTGACTCTGGTGATGATGCGCCTGCCCATGCCGAACCGGTTGCCGCGCAAGCGACTGCATCTGAGGTGACGGTGCAAGCGGGTGCGGATGAACAGCAAGCCGAGAAAGAAAAGCCCAAGCCGCGCAGCAGATCGCGCCGCAAGAAAACCGATGACGCCGACGCGGCGGGTGAGGTGACGGCGAAGGCCGAGGCCGCGCCAGATGCCGGAGCGGATGCGACAGCGGAAGGTAAGCCCAAGCCGCGCAGTCGCGTGCGTAGCCGTAAGGCGGTGGAGGAACCTGAGGCGGAAGTCGCTTCGGCGGATGCCGAGGTAGCGGGCGAAAAACCGGCACCGAAGAAGCGTGCCAGCCGCGCCAAGCCCAAGAAGGACGCGGAAGCAGTGGCAGAAGCCGGATCGGCGGATGACGCCAAGGCCGCGGAGGAAAAGCCCAAGACACGCAGCCGAACGTCGCGTGCCAAGACAAATGGGACAGAACCAGCTGAGGCCAAGCCCAAGGCAGCACCAAAGGCCGCCAAGCCCGAGGTCGAAGCCGAGGTGACGCCTGACGCCCAGAGCGAAGCGCCGCCCAAAGCATCGGCCGAAGTGGTGGCCGAAGTAGCACCGGAACCGGAGGCTCCTGTGGCTGCGCCAGTAGAGGCAGCTGTGGAAGCGCCGAAGAAGAAGACGAAGCGCATGGGGTGGTGGTCGCTCGGCAAGGGCTGA
- the mnmA gene encoding tRNA 2-thiouridine(34) synthase MnmA, which yields MSLDHTAPLNSLGFAKPPSETRVVVAMSGGVDSSVVAAMLAEEGYDVVGVTLQLYDHGAALAKKGACCAGIDIHDARRVAEDMGFPHYVLDYENIFKDAVIDEFADSYLAGATPVPCIRCNERVKFKDLLQTARDLDADCMATGHYIQRMTGSQGAELHSAVDAARDQSYFLFSTTREQLEFLRFPLGHLASKDETRALAAKYGLPVAMKPDSQDICFVPNGDYASVIEKLRPGAAEPGEIVDMQGNVLAEHKGVIHYTIGQRRGLGIGGLADPLYVVKLDVDNRRVIVGPKEELATSIVPVREINWLGDDGLEDQSEREISVKVRSTRPPRPAILRPTGPDTAEIELLTPEEGVSPGQACVFYETDGSRIFGGGWIHRG from the coding sequence ATGTCGCTCGATCATACCGCCCCGCTCAATTCGCTGGGCTTCGCCAAACCGCCCTCAGAAACCCGCGTGGTTGTCGCCATGTCGGGCGGTGTGGATTCCTCTGTCGTAGCCGCCATGCTGGCCGAGGAGGGCTATGACGTGGTCGGCGTCACGCTCCAGCTTTATGATCATGGGGCGGCGCTGGCCAAGAAGGGGGCCTGCTGCGCCGGAATCGACATTCACGACGCGCGCCGCGTGGCCGAGGACATGGGCTTCCCCCATTACGTGCTCGACTATGAAAACATCTTCAAGGACGCCGTGATCGACGAGTTTGCCGACAGCTATCTCGCCGGGGCCACCCCGGTGCCCTGCATCCGTTGCAACGAGCGGGTGAAGTTCAAGGATCTGCTGCAAACCGCGCGCGATCTCGATGCCGATTGCATGGCGACCGGGCATTACATCCAACGCATGACAGGCAGCCAAGGCGCCGAGCTTCATTCGGCGGTCGATGCCGCGCGTGATCAATCCTATTTCCTGTTCTCCACCACCCGCGAACAGCTTGAATTCCTCCGCTTCCCGCTGGGTCATCTGGCATCCAAGGACGAAACACGCGCCCTGGCGGCAAAATATGGTCTTCCGGTCGCGATGAAACCCGACAGTCAGGATATCTGCTTTGTGCCCAATGGCGACTATGCCTCGGTAATCGAAAAGCTGCGCCCCGGCGCCGCCGAGCCGGGCGAAATTGTCGATATGCAGGGCAACGTTTTGGCCGAGCACAAGGGTGTCATCCATTACACCATCGGCCAGCGTCGCGGCCTTGGCATAGGCGGGCTTGCCGACCCACTCTACGTGGTCAAACTCGACGTCGACAACCGCCGTGTGATCGTCGGCCCAAAAGAAGAGCTTGCCACAAGCATCGTGCCGGTGCGCGAGATCAACTGGCTGGGAGATGACGGGTTGGAGGACCAGAGCGAACGCGAGATTTCCGTGAAAGTCCGCTCGACACGACCGCCCCGCCCGGCAATCCTGCGCCCCACCGGGCCGGATACGGCCGAGATCGAACTGCTGACACCCGAGGAAGGCGTCTCACCCGGCCAAGCCTGTGTCTTCTATGAAACCGATGGCAGCCGTATCTTCGGTGGCGGATGGATTCACCGGGGCTGA
- a CDS encoding cytochrome c biogenesis protein CcdA — translation MFGIEIIDAALLPAMLVALTAGVLSFLSPCVLPIVPPYLAYMSGVSVSDLNEGRNRAILPALFFVLGLSTVFLLLGFAASVVGTMFLQYQDWFNTIAGVLVMIFGAHFIGIYRIGFLDRDTRMDAGDQGGSALGAYILGLAFAFGWTPCIGPQLGAILSLAASEASISRGTALLAVYAAGLGIPFLLVAAFLPRLTGLMGWMKRHMEQIERVMGLLLWTIGLLMLTGGFSTFSYWLLEQFPALATLG, via the coding sequence ATGTTTGGAATCGAGATCATCGACGCCGCCCTGTTGCCGGCCATGCTTGTTGCCCTTACCGCTGGGGTTTTGTCGTTTCTTTCGCCTTGCGTGCTGCCGATCGTGCCGCCCTATCTGGCGTATATGTCAGGCGTGTCGGTGAGCGATTTGAACGAGGGGCGTAACCGGGCCATCCTGCCTGCGCTGTTCTTCGTGCTTGGCCTTAGCACAGTGTTTTTGCTGTTGGGCTTTGCCGCGTCCGTCGTGGGCACGATGTTCTTGCAGTATCAGGATTGGTTCAACACCATTGCAGGCGTGCTGGTGATGATCTTTGGCGCGCATTTCATCGGGATTTACCGGATTGGATTTCTTGACCGGGATACGCGGATGGATGCCGGGGATCAGGGCGGCAGCGCGCTTGGGGCTTATATTCTTGGGTTGGCTTTTGCCTTTGGCTGGACGCCCTGCATTGGGCCACAGCTGGGTGCGATCCTGTCGCTTGCGGCCAGTGAGGCGTCAATCAGCCGGGGCACAGCCTTGTTGGCGGTCTATGCGGCGGGGCTTGGCATTCCGTTCCTGCTGGTGGCGGCGTTCCTGCCGCGTCTTACCGGGCTGATGGGCTGGATGAAGCGGCATATGGAACAGATTGAACGGGTGATGGGCTTGCTGTTGTGGACCATCGGCTTGTTGATGCTGACGGGCGGTTTTTCGACCTTCTCCTATTGGCTGCTTGAGCAGTTCCCGGCGCTGGCGACGTTGGGGTAG
- a CDS encoding sulfurtransferase TusA family protein: MDDNPAFLDARGLLCPLPVLKARKRLMGLASGAQLQVLADDPAAVIDMPHFCAEQGHELLSTQEQDDATLYLIRKG, encoded by the coding sequence ATGGACGATAATCCCGCCTTCCTCGATGCCCGTGGGCTGCTCTGCCCTCTGCCCGTGCTCAAGGCGCGCAAGCGGCTGATGGGGCTGGCAAGCGGGGCGCAATTGCAGGTATTGGCCGATGATCCGGCGGCGGTGATCGACATGCCGCACTTCTGCGCCGAACAGGGACACGAGTTGCTATCCACGCAAGAGCAGGACGACGCCACGCTCTATCTGATCCGCAAGGGGTAG